ATCCCGATCGTGTCGGCGGCCATGGACACCGTGACGGAGTCGCGTCTCGCGATCGCGATGGCGCAGCAGGGAGGCATCGGGGTCGTCCACAAGAACCTCTCGATCGAGGCGCAGGCCGCCGAGATCGACAAGGTCAAGCGTTCCGAGTCGGGGATGATCGTCGACCCGGTGACCTGCTATCCCGAGCAGCCGATCCACGAGGCGCTCGCGGTGATGCGCAAATACAAGATCTCCGGCGTCCCGATCGTCGACCACGCCGGCAAGCTCGTCGGGATCCTGACGAATCGCGACCTGCGCTTCGAGACGAAGCTCGACCACCCGATCTCCTCCCGAATGACGAAGGAAAACCTCATCACGACCCCGGTCGGGACCTCCCTCGAGACGGCCAAGGAGCTCCTCCACAAGCATCGGATCGAGAAGCTCCTCGTCGTCGACCGCCAGGGGAATCTCAAGGGGCTCATCACGGTCAAGGACATCCAGAAGCAGATCAAGTATCCGAGCGCCTGCAAGGACCGGCTCGGGCGCCTGCGCGTCGCGGCCGCGGTCGGCGTCGCCGCCGACCTCCAGGAGCGGGCGGCCGCCCTCATCCGGGCGCAGGCCGACCTCCTCGTCCTCGATTCGTCGCACGGGCACAGCCAGGGGGTCCTTGACGCGCTCGCGGAGCTCAAGCACCGCTTCCCCGAGACGCCGGTCGTCGCCGGGAACGTCGCGACCTTCGAAGGCGCGCGCGACCTCGTGCGGCTCGGCGCGGACGCGGTGAAGGTCGGGATCGGCCCGGGCTCGATCTGCACGACCCGCGTCGTGACCGGGGCCGGCGTCCCCCAGATCCATGCGATCCGCGAGTGCGCCCGCGCCGTGGCGGGCACGGACGTGCCTCTCATCGCCGACGGCGGGATCAAGTATTCGGGCGACATCACGAAGGCGATCGCCGCGGGCGCGCACGTCGTCATGATCGGCTCGCTTTTTGCCGGGACCGAGGAATCCCCGGGCGAGACGATCCTCTACCAGGGCCGGACGTTCAAGGCCTATCGGGGAATGGGCTCGCTCGCGGCGATGAAATCGGGGTCTTCGGACCGTTACTTCCAGGACAACGTCGAGGAGACGTACGCCGGCGAGAACGGCGGAGGCGGAGGAGTCCTGTCGAAGCTCGTTCCCGAGGGAATCGAAGGCATGGTGCCGTTCAAGGGCGCGCTCGCGGGGCTCGTTCACCAGCTCACCGGCGGCCTGCGGAGCGGCATGGGGCTCACCGGATCGAAGGACATCGAGACGCTCCGGACGAAGGCGCGCTTCGTGCGGATCTCCGCCGCGGGTCTCAAGGAATCGCACGCTCACGACGTG
The window above is part of the Thermoanaerobaculia bacterium genome. Proteins encoded here:
- the guaB gene encoding IMP dehydrogenase, whose product is MSDAGGPALDLPFALTFDDVLLLPAHSTIHPREADLRSRITAKIGLNIPIVSAAMDTVTESRLAIAMAQQGGIGVVHKNLSIEAQAAEIDKVKRSESGMIVDPVTCYPEQPIHEALAVMRKYKISGVPIVDHAGKLVGILTNRDLRFETKLDHPISSRMTKENLITTPVGTSLETAKELLHKHRIEKLLVVDRQGNLKGLITVKDIQKQIKYPSACKDRLGRLRVAAAVGVAADLQERAAALIRAQADLLVLDSSHGHSQGVLDALAELKHRFPETPVVAGNVATFEGARDLVRLGADAVKVGIGPGSICTTRVVTGAGVPQIHAIRECARAVAGTDVPLIADGGIKYSGDITKAIAAGAHVVMIGSLFAGTEESPGETILYQGRTFKAYRGMGSLAAMKSGSSDRYFQDNVEETYAGENGGGGGVLSKLVPEGIEGMVPFKGALAGLVHQLTGGLRSGMGLTGSKDIETLRTKARFVRISAAGLKESHAHDVVVTKEAPNYRVD